Proteins found in one Cheilinus undulatus linkage group 9, ASM1832078v1, whole genome shotgun sequence genomic segment:
- the LOC121515721 gene encoding troponin I, fast skeletal muscle-like, producing the protein MSEKKMTSSRRHHLKSLILQIALNWLEQEKKDLVAAKEAYMAENCPSPDMSGDQNALMETCKKLHALIDKIDEDRYDVEAKVQKADKEIEDLKIKVVDLAGVKKPALKKVRMSADTMLKALLGSKHTVNMDLRANLKQVKKETKEEPTEAVGDWRKNIEDKADRKKMFESS; encoded by the exons ATGTCTGA GAAAAAGATGACTTCCAGCCGCAGGCATCACCTGAAG AGCCTGATCCTTCAGATCGCTCTGAACTGGCTCGAACAGGAGAAGAAGGATCTGGTCGCAGCTAAGGAGGCCTACATGGCTGAGAACTGTCCCAGTCCAGACATGAGCGGAGACCAGAATGCTCTTATG GAAACCTGCAAGAAGCTCCATGCCCTCATCGACAAGATCGATGAGGACAGGTACGACGTTGAGGCCAAAGTGCAGAAGGCCGACAAAGAG ATTGAAGACCTGAAGATCAAGGTGGTCGACCTTGCTGGCGTGAAGAAGCCCGCCCTGAAGAAGGTGCGTATGTCTGCTGACACCATGCTGAAGGCTCTGCTGGGCTCCAAACACACAGTCAACATGGACCTGAGGGCCAACCTGAAGCAGGTCAAGAAGGAGACCAAGGAGGAG CCAACAGAAGCCGTTGGCGACTGGCGTAAGAACATTGAAGACAAAGCCGACAGGAAGAAGATGTTCGAGTCATCTTAA